The following is a genomic window from Dioscorea cayenensis subsp. rotundata cultivar TDr96_F1 unplaced genomic scaffold, TDr96_F1_v2_PseudoChromosome.rev07_lg8_w22 25.fasta BLBR01001718.1, whole genome shotgun sequence.
GGCTCCACCCAATAACTTTAAGGGCAAGTGGTAAGCCTAAGCACTTCTCCATAACTttcattgcaatttttttaataccagCATTGGAATTGATGGTCTCTTCATTTGCATGTTGCTTGAAAAGATGCCATGCTTCTTCTCCATCCAAACATTCAACTTTGATCTTCTTGTCGGGCCTTTTCATACGAGCACACACATCATCTTCTCGCGTTGTGAAGATCACCTTGTGCTTGCACCTTTGACCTCTATCTTGCCGCCTTTGGCTTTGATGGTGAGGAAGTGGAATACCAAGGGTTTCGTGAAGGTCCACCGCCTTCCACATATCATCTAATAGCATCAAAAAGTCCTTGTTcttcaaaaactcaaatatgTCACTCTTCTCAGAGTTAGAGGGCAATCCCAACCTTTTAGATATCTCCTTTTGAAGCTTCTCAAATTGAGGTTCTTTTGAAACCACCAAAGGTATGACATATTTGAACCCCAGATTAGTATCACCACCAAGTAATGAGTTATTGATTTCATTCAAGAGAGTTGTCTTTCTGACCCCTCCCATGCCCCAAATCCCCACCATAGATACATTGTCACCTGCCAAGTA
Proteins encoded in this region:
- the LOC120256914 gene encoding disease resistance protein SUMM2-like yields the protein MIQLKDDHDNRGCLVGSCSLNCWAKYKISQKSIKLLKEIKNLKTEYDAFKEKTEAQPPRAVREIPTSSIVVGKIIKLNLEKVRGYLAGDNVSMVGIWGMGGVRKTTLLNEINNSLLGGDTNLGFKYVIPLVVSKEPQFEKLQKEISKRLGLPSNSEKSDIFEFLKNKDFLMLLDDMWKAVDLHETLGIPLPHHQSQRRQDRGQRCKHKVIFTTREDDVCARMKRPDKKIKVECLDGEEAWHLFKQHANEETINSNAGIKKIAMKVMEKCLGLPLALKVIGWSHVE